In Candidatus Contubernalis alkalaceticus, the genomic window CAGCCCGGGTGGTTGATGCCTGCCCTGTTATTCTGCTTCCTACCGTTCCATATGCTTATTATCCAGCATTTATAGATTGGCCGGGCAGTGTATCTATAAAAGCTGATTATTTTATGGGTTTTATTGGAGATATAATAAAATCTTTTGTAAAGCATGGCATAAGGAAATTTTTAATTCTTGATGGAGGGGTTTCTACTCAGCACCCTCTAAAAATTTTATCTTCCGATCTACATAATGAGTTAGGTATTCTTGTAGCTGTTACAAATATCTTAGAAATTGGAAAAGAGGTAAAGGATGAGGTATGTGAACAGGAATGGGGAGGACATGCAGATGAAGTAGAGACATCCAGCATGCTGTCCATTAATCGGAATACGGTAAAAATGAATTATGCTGTGGAAGAATATTCACACAAAGCTACGGGGAGCTGTAGTAAAAATGGTGGTCAAAAAGTATTTCTAGGGCGTAAAGTTACTAGTAAAAGCGGCATTAGTGGTAATGCTTCCCTGGCAACTGTAGAAAAAGGAGAAAAAATATTGGCAGCTCAAACTAATGATATTATAACTTTTATTGATTATTTCAAAAGAGTGAAAATTTGAAACAATACCTCTAGAATGGGGAATCGATAATTGAATTTACTTGAAATTAAAAATTTAACCATAACATTTAAAACTGAATCTGGAGATATACGGGCAGTAGACAATGTGAACTTTTCTGTAAAAAAAGGAGAAATCTTGGGATTGGTGGGCGAATCTGGTTCTGGGAAGACTGTAACGTCATTATCTATTTTAGGCTTATTGGGCAATTCTGGCAGTTGTGATGTTCAAGGAAAAATCTTTTTAAATGGAGAGAATTTACTTAAAAAAACAAAAGAAGAATTTCGCAAATTGAGGGGAAGTAAAATGGCAATGATTTTTCAAGATCCTATGACTTCCCTCAATCCTGTGTATACAGTGGGAGATCAGGTGGCAGAAGTATCTTTGATTCATGATAAAGCAGTTAAGAAAAAGGCTTGGGCCCGGGCTGTGGAGATGTTAAGGAAAGTGGGAATTCCCTCTGCTTATTCAAAGGCCAAACAATTTCCCCACCAGTTCAGTGGCGGAATGCGTCAAAGGGTAATGATTGCTATGGCATTGTCTGCTAATCCTGAGCTGTTAATTGCTGATGAGCCCACGACAGCCCTTGATGTTACCATCCAGGCCCAAATATTAGATTTGCTCCGGGAGCTTCATTCTAAAACTAATACATCCATAATACTTGTCACACATAATTTGGGTGTTGTTGCAGAGTTGTGCCATTCAGTTGCGGTGATGCTGGAAGGGTTAATTGTTGAAAAAACAAATGTAAAAAATATTTTTAAAAATCCATTACATCCTTACACGCAGGGATTACTAAATTCTATACCGGTTCTTGGGAAAAAAGAAAGGTTAACTCCTATACAATATCAACAGTCAATTGATTTTCATTCACAATACCAGGGTTGTCCTTTTTATCTTAAATGTCCAGTCAGTATTACTAAGTGCAAATGGGAAAAACCCAGGTTTTCTGAAGTTTCTCCAGGTCATTTTGTTCGTTGTTTTCAGGAAGGAGGAACGGATTGTGAATAACGAATTGGTAAGGGTTGAAGGTTTAAAAAAACACTTTTTCTTAAGAAGCGGATTTTTTGCGAAGAACAAAAATGTAGTTAAAGCTGTAGACGATGTAACTTTTTCTATTGAAAAAGGAGAAACCTTAGGTATTGTTGGTGAATCCGGATGTGGTAAATCTACCATGGGAAAACTTATTTTGCGTCTTTTAGATACAACTTCAGGAAATGTGTTTTTTAAAGGTGAAAATTTAATTAATAAATCCTCAAAAGAGCTTCTGGTCATGAGGCGTAATTTCCAAATGGTGTTTCAAAATCCTTATGGATCACTAAATACCAGGATGTCATTACAAGATATTCTTGAAGAACCATTAATAATTCATGGTTTTCACTCAACCAAACGGAAAAAAAGAATCAGGGAACTACTTGATTTTGTTGGCTTAAGTTATACTTTTGTTAACAGGTTTCCTCATGAATTCAGCGGAGGGCAGAGACAACGAATTGCCATTGCCAGAGCATTAGCCCTAAACCCAGAGTTCATTGTAGCCGATGAGCCTGTTTCAGCATTGGATGTATCTATTCAAGCACAGATTCTTAACTTACTTCTTGATCTGCAAAAAGAATTGAATCTGACATACTTGTTTATTGCTCATGATTTAAGTGTTGTGCAGTATATTTCAGACCGGGTAGGGGTAATGTATCTGGGGAAAATTGTAGAAATTACGGATAGCGAAAATTTATACCGGAACCCCTTGCATCCTTATACACAGGTATTATTATCTGCTATTCCCATAGTATTTCCTGAAGAAACATCAAAAAGAAAAATACTTAAAGGAGATATACCGAGTTTTATTAATGCCCCTGGAGGTTGTGGTTTCAGCAGTCGGTGTGATGAAAAAAAAGGTATATGTATCAAGGTAGAACCTACCCTTCAGGAATACATGCCGGGACATTTTGTTGCGTGTCATCTTTACAGCAGCCAATGATTTTTATTCCTGGTTTTGG contains:
- a CDS encoding creatininase family protein, translated to MKGVILSQLTWEEAQNAYETYSIVMLPIGAGTKEHGVHLPCGTDYFIIEELAARVVDACPVILLPTVPYAYYPAFIDWPGSVSIKADYFMGFIGDIIKSFVKHGIRKFLILDGGVSTQHPLKILSSDLHNELGILVAVTNILEIGKEVKDEVCEQEWGGHADEVETSSMLSINRNTVKMNYAVEEYSHKATGSCSKNGGQKVFLGRKVTSKSGISGNASLATVEKGEKILAAQTNDIITFIDYFKRVKI
- a CDS encoding ABC transporter ATP-binding protein, which translates into the protein MNLLEIKNLTITFKTESGDIRAVDNVNFSVKKGEILGLVGESGSGKTVTSLSILGLLGNSGSCDVQGKIFLNGENLLKKTKEEFRKLRGSKMAMIFQDPMTSLNPVYTVGDQVAEVSLIHDKAVKKKAWARAVEMLRKVGIPSAYSKAKQFPHQFSGGMRQRVMIAMALSANPELLIADEPTTALDVTIQAQILDLLRELHSKTNTSIILVTHNLGVVAELCHSVAVMLEGLIVEKTNVKNIFKNPLHPYTQGLLNSIPVLGKKERLTPIQYQQSIDFHSQYQGCPFYLKCPVSITKCKWEKPRFSEVSPGHFVRCFQEGGTDCE
- a CDS encoding ABC transporter ATP-binding protein, with translation MNNELVRVEGLKKHFFLRSGFFAKNKNVVKAVDDVTFSIEKGETLGIVGESGCGKSTMGKLILRLLDTTSGNVFFKGENLINKSSKELLVMRRNFQMVFQNPYGSLNTRMSLQDILEEPLIIHGFHSTKRKKRIRELLDFVGLSYTFVNRFPHEFSGGQRQRIAIARALALNPEFIVADEPVSALDVSIQAQILNLLLDLQKELNLTYLFIAHDLSVVQYISDRVGVMYLGKIVEITDSENLYRNPLHPYTQVLLSAIPIVFPEETSKRKILKGDIPSFINAPGGCGFSSRCDEKKGICIKVEPTLQEYMPGHFVACHLYSSQ